A genomic region of Conger conger chromosome 6, fConCon1.1, whole genome shotgun sequence contains the following coding sequences:
- the si:dkey-238o13.4 gene encoding uncharacterized protein si:dkey-238o13.4 — protein MPNSDRVVLVLGGAGTVGSGIVKAFLDRGFKVAVISRESKRLEKLKSFISPSSRQNLVTLVGNVGSEEGAEEVKQALLKAVGKVTDVVSSLGFSWWQGGLPHTQTVKELLWVLETLILSTFVSWKTFFPLVKDDPSCTYTFMTGGAGEKLLMPGTGFLTVGAASALAFCQVLREEYPDIPCKLNQVKINTGVAPQDRMGPGFLSHLDLGEAVARLVERRNTSHAVFNLNSPADLKTILLENNHPSAAP, from the exons ATGCCAAATTCTGACAGAGTGGTGCTAGTGCTTGGTGGTGCGGGTACTGTTGGTTCTGGAATAGTGAAAGCGTTTCTGGACAGAG GTTTTAAAGTGGCGGTGATCTCCAGAGAGAGTAAAAGACTGGAGAAGTTGAAAAGCTTTATCTCACCATCCAGCAGACAAAATCTGGTCACACTGGTGGGGAATGTGG GTTCAGAAGAGGGTGCAGAAGAGGTGAAGCAGGCATTGCTGAAGGCTGTAGGAAAGGTGACAGATGTGGTTTCCTCTCTGGGCTTCAGCTGGTGGCAGGGTGGCCTACCTCACACTCAGACTGTCAAAGAATTGCTTTGG GTGTTGGAAACTCTGATTCTGAGCACCTTTGTGTCATGGAAGACCTTCTTTCCCCTGGTGAAAGATGACCCCAGCTGCACCTACACCTTCATGACAG GGGGAGCTGGTGAGAAGCTGTTAATGCCAGGGACTGGGTTCCTCACTGTGGGTGCAGCCAGTGCTCTAGCATTCTGCCAGGTTTTGAGAGAGGAGTACCCTGATATACCCTGCAAACTCAACCAG GTAAAGATAAACACAGGTGTGGCCCCCCAAGACCGCATGGGTCCTGGTTTCCTGAGTCACCTGGACCTGGGAGAGGCGGTGGCCAGGCTTGTGGAGAGAAGGAACACGTCTCATGCTGTCTTCAACCTGAACAGCCCTGCCGACCTGAAAACCATCCTTCTTGAGAACAACCATCCTTCTGCCGCACCCTAA